The Thalassomonas actiniarum genome contains the following window.
CGCATCAAGGAAATTGCCTGCCGCCATGAGCTGGAAGTACTGGAAGTGCCTGAGTTGACCCGGGCCATTTATTACTCCACCCAGGTCGATCAGGAAATTCCCGGCGCCCTGTATACTGCGGTGGCTTACATTTTAACTTATATCATGCAGCTCAAGGCATATCGCCGGGGCCGGGGCAGGGCGCCCAATGCCTTGCCCGATTTTGCCATACCCGAAAGTTTAAGACGTTAATTAAGAGGTTTATTGTGAACTGGAACACATTAAAGAATACCAAAGTAAGTATTCCTATTTTACTCCTGGCGATACTGGCCATGGTGATCTTGCCTTTGCCCCCCTGGTTACTCGATAGCCTGTTTACCTTTAATATCGTCTTATCCATTATGGTGCTGCTGGTGGCGGTGTCGGCGAACAGGCCGCTGGACTTTTCTGTGTTTCCTACCGTGTTGCTGATTGCCACCCTGATGCGCCTGACCTTGAATATTGCTTCCACCCGAATCGTGTTATTGCACGGCCATGAAGGGGGAGACAGTGCCGGTAAGGTGATCCAGGCGTTCGGTGAAGTGGTGATCGGCGGCAATTATGTGGTCGGTATGGTGGTGTTTGTGATTTTGATGATCATTAACTTTGTCGTGATCACTAAAGGTGGCGAGCGTATTTCCGAGGTGGCGGCCCGCTTTACTTTGGATGCCTTGCCGGGCAAGCAGATGGCGATCGATGCCGATTTAAATGCCGGTATTATCGACCAGCACCAGGCAAAACAGCGCCGCAGTGAGGTTTCCGGAGAAGCGGACTTTTACGGGGCCATGGACGGTGCATCAAAATTTGTCCGCGGTGATGCGGTAGCCGGTTTGCTGATCCTGGTGATCAATTTACTCGGCGGTTTAAGTATCGGGGTGTTTCAGCATGACTTAACTGCCGGTGAAGCGTTCCAGCGTTTTGCCCTGCTGACCATAGGTGACGGCCTGGTGGCCCAGATCCCGTCGTTATTATTGGCCACTGCCGCTGCCATTATTGTCACCCGTATCAATAGCGATGACGGTGATGTTTCCAGCCAGGTACAGCAGCAGCTGCTGGCGGCCCCGGCGGTGATCTTTACCGCTGCCGCTGTGATGCTGGTGCTGGGTCTGGTGCCCGGCATGCCTATGATAGCGTTTTTATCTTTTGCCGCTGTTTTGGCTTTTGTCGGCTGGCGCCAGAAAAACCGTGTGGTCGCGGATGAGCCGCTGGAGCAGGCGGAAGAAATGGTGGAGGCGCTCACTAAAAAAGACGAGCCGCTGAAATGGGAAGACCTGCCGTTTATCGATTGTATGTCGGTGGAGCTGGGTTATCAGCTGATCTCTCTGGTGGATGAAAGTAAGGAAGCCGAGCTGCTCAGCCGCATCAAGGGGGTGCGCAAAACCCTGTCGGAAAAAATGGGCTTTTTGCTGCCTGAGGTCAGGGTCAAAGATAATTTAACCCTTAAACCCAATGAATACCGCATCAAGATCAGCGGCGCCAAAGTGGCCGCCGGTATGGTGAAAATGGAGGCCCTGCTGGCGATAAAATCCGGTGAAGTGTTCGGCAATCTCGACGGTGAAATCACCCGGGATCCCGCCTATAACATGGAAGCGGTGTGGATAGAGGCAGACAATAAATCTAAGGCGTTAAACCTGGGTTATTCGGTGGTGGATTGCCCGACGGTGATCGCTACCCATGTCAGTAAAATCATGCGGGAAAACCTGGGGGAAATGTTCGGCTTTAATGAAAACGAAGCTTTAGTACAAAGGTTGCGCAGTTTATCGGCTAAGCTGGCGGAAAGCTTTGATAAGGCGCTGACGGCAAACGAGCAGTTAAAGGTATTCCGCCAGTTGCTGCAGGAGCAGATTTCCCTGGCGGATATCCGCAATATCGCCACTACCATTATCGATTCGGCGGAAACCACCAAAGATCCCGTGCTGTTATGCTCGGATATCCGCTGTACCCTAAAGCGCAGCATTATTACCCAGGCGATAGGGGACAGAAGCCGGTTAACCACCTTTACCCTGGCGGATGAGCTGGAGCAAACCTTACTGTCGGCACTTAACCAGTCGCAACAGGAGGTGAAAGTGTCGCTGGACAGTTTCCCGATTGATCCTACCCTGTTGAGCCAGTTGCAGCAGCGTATGCCGGCGGTGAAGGAAAAATTACAGCAGGACGGCCATCCGGCGGCGTTACTGGTGACTCCCCAGCTGCGACCTTTGCTGGCAAGGTATGCCCGCTCTTTTGCCAAAGGCTTGTCGGTACTTTCCTATAATGAAGTGCCTGAGCATATCCAGGTGGATGTGGTAGGTACCTTAGGTTAAGCAATCAGGCGCAGGCAAGTGACAGGCTTGCCTGCTTTTGGGGAAAATATTAAACCAGCAGGAAAAAGCGGAAGATAAAAATCGCCAGTAAAAAGCAGCAGCCGATCACCGGATAAATAATATAGCTGTCGTTATTGCGCCGGGTAAAACGCAGCACGATTTTGACCAGCAGGACATTATAGAGGATCAAAAAGGCGGTCATTAAAATGCCGCCGGATAAGTTGACCCCGGATAAGCCGTTGAAGCACATGAAGATTAAAACATAGTCAGCCAGAATCATATAAAGCATCAGCTTATGTAACCATCTATGCTGTTTTTGATTAATATAATTCACTGACATTTTTTAATTGCTAAAAGTACTTATACAAAGCGGAAAAAAATTTACAAAACTTTAATTGTTTTGTAATTAAATGGCGGATATTTATGATCTCAGCTAGCGCTGCTTTATTGCACTTATCTGTATTAGCCTATCAGATAAAAATCAAGGATATAAGTTGTTTGTTATGACAAATGCCGAAATTTAATTGACCATTTGGTCATCTTTTTTTGATTCATTCTTGGGCTTCTTTTCAAATCTGTTGTAGTATCTGGGTGCTGAGAATGCGAGGAGCATGATCAACTTTTAGTTCGTTAACTAGTCCGTTAACCAGCTAGTTAACAGCGAAAGCCCGCTATAAATAAGAGATAAATCTCAGCTTGTTTATTATAGTTATAGCCCCGGCTTGCGATATCAAAAATTTATACTGGAGCTCTATTGATGCAGTTCGCGAATTTATCGATAAAATTGAAATTCTCTCTGACCATCTTAATTGCGGTATTACTTACCTCTAGCCTGGTCGGCTATATGGGCCATCAAGATGCGAAAGATATGCTGATTGACAGCATGGAACATAAAGAGCTACCCAATATCCTGAAAAGGATCCGTAACCAGGTGGATAAGGAAATCAGTCTGATGCAGGCGACGGTCAACCAGATTGGCGATGATCTTTTCATTCATGAATTGCTGGATCAGGGCAAGTTAAAAGAAAATGAAGACTTGCTGGTCAGGCATTTAGATAAAATTAAAAACCAGCATAAGCTGATCAATGCTTCTTTTGCCGATAAACAAACCGATCGTTATTGGAATGATAAAGGCTTTTTGCGGGTGTTAAGCAGCCCTGTGGATGACTGGTATTTTGCTTTTGTCGCCTCGGGTAATGCCAGTTCTAAAAGTTTGTTTACCGAAGACGGTATCACTAAACTATTCGTTAACTTTCAGCAGGTAAATGGCCGGGGCCTGGCGGGGGTAGGTAAACCTGTCACCGAGGTGGTGGAATTACTTAACCGTAATAAAATCGAACAGTCCGGTTTTGTCTTTTTAACCGACAGCCAGGGCGTAGTGAAGATACATAAAGACAGCAGTAAGCTGGATAAAGCCGATATTAAAAAGCTTTATGGCAGTGACGTGAACCGGAAGTTGATCAATAAAAAAGAGTTTACCCTGGTTGAAGCGGAAGTGGCGGGTGAAGATGTGATTCTGGCATCCAGCTATATTGAAAGCGCCGACTGGTATGTGGTGGCCGAGGTACCGAAGAATGAAGTTTTTGCCAAAATAGATTCGGCGGCCAATACCGCGATTCTTACCATTTTACTGGCGCTGGCGGGGTTTGGTGCTTTAGGGTTCTTCCTGGCAGGCACTATGACCAAGCCGATAGATTTGCTGGCGAAAGAATTTACCCGTTTAGGGCAGGCGGACGGCGATTTGTCGGTGCGGTTAAATACTCAAAAATCTCCTGAATTGCAGCGGCTTGAGCAGGGGTTTAATAACTTTGTCGAGAAAATTTCCGATACCGTTGAGCAGCTGGCAACCACCAGTAAGGCCCTGAGGGCGGAAGCCCGGGCGGTCTCTGAATCCGCGGAGAAATCCCTGACCAGCGGCCAGACGCAGTCGGGTAAAACCACAGAGCTGGCTACGGCAATCCATCAAATGTCGGTGGCGATCAGCGAAGTAGCCAATAATGCTTCCCAGGCCTCGACTACGGCAGACACCTTGGATAATACCATACAGCATGGCCGTACTGTGGTGGATGATACCCGGGGCAGTATCCTGGAACTATCGGAAGAAATGTCATCTGCTTCCCTGGTGGTTAAAGATGTGGCCGATAAAACCGAGTCTATCGGCTCGGTACTGGATGTGATCCGCAGTATCTCCGAGCAAACCAACTTGCTGGCGTTAAATGCCGCGATAGAGGCGGCCCGGGCCGGTGAGCAGGGGCGAGGTTTTGCCGTGGTTGCAGATGAAGTTCGGGTGCTGGCGCAGCGTACCAGTGATTCCACCAATGAAATTCAGGAAAATATCAACCAGCTGCGCAGCGAGGCCACCAAGGCGGTGACCGCGATGAAAAATTCTGAAGTGAAATCTCATTCCGGCGCCGAATCGGCGGAAAAATCCCAGCAGACCCTGGTCAATATCGTGGAAAATGTCACGCAAATGCGCGATCTCAATATCCAGGTGGCCACGGCAACCGAACAGCAGGCGGCGGTTTCCAACGATATTAACCGTAATATTACCGATATCCAGGACCAAACCAATTTGAATCTGGCGGAATCGGATAATATGGCACAGGTCAGCTTGCGTATTTCCGAGCTGGCAATGCAGCTGGATCAGCTGGTGCATTCTTTTGGTAAGAAATAAGCGTTCAGTTATCGCCTTCCGGCAGCAAATGGCTGCCGGAACTTCATAATATAGGGATTGAAAATAAACAGGAGCATATAGACTAATATATAAGGAATATTTCATGTAGGGATACCTGGCTTTTATGCAAGGGGAATAAAGGTTTATCTCTTTATGGCGATATCCAATATTAAAACCCGTATCCTGGTATTTGTCGTCTTCTTTGAGCTTATCGCTTACAGCACCATTCAGCTGTTTAACCACTACAGCTATAAAAACGAATTACTGCAACTGAATAACCAGGCAATCGAGCAAACCTTTGCCGCCAGCATCGCCAAGATCAATAACCTGACCCGTTTGATGGAACGTAATGTTATCGATCTGGCCATTGCCGGTGAAAACCTGTTTTTACTGAAAAAGCAGCAACAACTGGCCATGGAGGTGATTGAGGCCAGGGTGGAAGATATCCTGGTGAATAATTTCAGCAATTTTCCCGAAGCCATAGGCGGCGGTATCTGGTATGAGCCTTATATTTTTGATAAAGCCGTCCGTTATTTTGGTCCCTATGCCTACCAGGGGCGTTTAAAGGTTGAGTTTAGCTGGGAGCTGAATACCCCGGAATATGATTATCATCACCAGGACTGGTATACCCAGGCCTCCCGGCATGGTTGGGGCCGGGAGCAAAAGCGTGTAAAACCTATTTTTTGGACACCTCCCTATTATGACGATGCCGGCAGCTATAGTTTAATGATGACTGTGGATGCGGTGATGTATGACCATGAACAAAAAGAAATAGGGCTGGCAACCGTCGACTGGTCATTAAAAGAGCTCACCGGTTTTTTGGAAAGTGTCAGGGTATCGGTGAATTCGTTTCCGTTTTTAATTCATGTACAGTCGGAGCAGTTTTTAAGTTACCCGAAAGCTCCCGGGTTGGTGATGCAAAGTGCGCGGCAACTTCCCTGGGGCCGGCAGGTGTTGGCTGACAAACAAAGCGGGCAATTCTCCACCCTGGCAAGCCAGGTTATCGACAAGGTCTTATATAATATCTATTTTTACCGGACACAAGACGGCTTTATCTTTGGTTCTTTGAGCCCGGTATCGGATATGGAGCAGGAAGTTAACAACATTACCACGGTGACTTTACTGGCGGGAACCGCGATAGGGGCGGGATTTATCATCATGATGATCGTCCTGATCCGTTTTCTTTTCTCACCTTTTGATAAGGTGCTGGCGCTGATCAAGCACTCTATTACCCATAAAAGCCATGGTGAAGGGGTGGTGATCAAGCCGATCCATTACCCACAAACCAATGAATTTACCCCGATTATCAAGGCACTGGATGATGTTTACCATCAAATCACCGCCTACATGTCTGAAATTGTTGAAAGCAATGAACAGCTTTCCCGCTCAAAGAAAGAAGTGTACCAGCTTAATGAGGCGCTGGAAGATAAGGTCCGGCTCAGGACGCAGCAGCTGGCGATAAAAACTGAAGAAGCACTGCTATCGCTGGAGCAGCTGAAAAGTACCCAGCAACAATTAATAGAACAGGAAAAACACGCCGGATTAGGGCGCCTGGTTGCCGGTGTTGCCCATGAAATCAATACCCCGTTAGGCATAGCGGTAACGGCGGCGTCGAATATGGAAGAGGGAATTCATCAGGTCTACCATGATCTTGAAGCGGGCAAACTGAGCAAAAGTGACTTCGCCTTGAGCAAACAGCTGTTGGCAGAAAATGCGACCTTATTGCTGGCTAATTTGAAACGGGCCTCCAACCTGATTGCCAACTTCAAGCAGGTAGCGGCGGACCAGGCATCCGATGAATTTTGCTGTTTTAACCTGGCAAACTATATCAATAAAATTATCAGCTCGTTATCACCAAAAATTAGCCACAGCCACCATAACATCCGGTTTGAATGCAGTAAAAAGGATCTGGAAATTTATTCCATCCCCGGGGTGTTAGTGCAAATTATCACCAATATCGTCGACAATGCCCTGGAACATGCGTTCTCCACAGAGCAGGCCGGTAACATCACAGTAAATGTCAGTGAAGCCGGGGAAAATATTCTCTTGCAGATCACAGATGATGGCATCGGCATGTCTGGTGAGACGGCAGCGCTTATTTTTGATCCTTTCTTTACCACCTCAAGAAAAAGCGGCAGCTGTGGCTTGGGCATGCATATCGTCTATAACCTGATCACCCAACAGCTTAAGGGCAGGATAGAGTGTCGTAGCGCCCCCGGCCAGGGGAGCAGTTTTTTGATCACTTTGCCTAAAGGCAGTGATAGCCCGAGTTCGTCCTCCAGTTAAGTGCTGGTACTAAGTACTTGTATTCGCTAATGGGAACGGCTTAAAATTAGCCCTCGAAATATCGTGGCCTGTATTGATGTGCTTAACTTGCATGTGGCAGGGCCGGCGGGGAAAATGATGAAAGACAATATTAAACATTATCTGGCAGACTCACAGTTGCTGCTTAATGCCGTTGGCGAAGGCATTTATGGTTTTGACCGTGAAGGCAATGCCGTGTTTATCAATCCCGCGGCGGAGAACATGACCGGCTGGTGCGCCGAGGAATTATTGGGGAAAAACATCCACCA
Protein-coding sequences here:
- a CDS encoding methyl-accepting chemotaxis protein — encoded protein: MQFANLSIKLKFSLTILIAVLLTSSLVGYMGHQDAKDMLIDSMEHKELPNILKRIRNQVDKEISLMQATVNQIGDDLFIHELLDQGKLKENEDLLVRHLDKIKNQHKLINASFADKQTDRYWNDKGFLRVLSSPVDDWYFAFVASGNASSKSLFTEDGITKLFVNFQQVNGRGLAGVGKPVTEVVELLNRNKIEQSGFVFLTDSQGVVKIHKDSSKLDKADIKKLYGSDVNRKLINKKEFTLVEAEVAGEDVILASSYIESADWYVVAEVPKNEVFAKIDSAANTAILTILLALAGFGALGFFLAGTMTKPIDLLAKEFTRLGQADGDLSVRLNTQKSPELQRLEQGFNNFVEKISDTVEQLATTSKALRAEARAVSESAEKSLTSGQTQSGKTTELATAIHQMSVAISEVANNASQASTTADTLDNTIQHGRTVVDDTRGSILELSEEMSSASLVVKDVADKTESIGSVLDVIRSISEQTNLLALNAAIEAARAGEQGRGFAVVADEVRVLAQRTSDSTNEIQENINQLRSEATKAVTAMKNSEVKSHSGAESAEKSQQTLVNIVENVTQMRDLNIQVATATEQQAAVSNDINRNITDIQDQTNLNLAESDNMAQVSLRISELAMQLDQLVHSFGKK
- the flhA gene encoding flagellar biosynthesis protein FlhA — its product is MNWNTLKNTKVSIPILLLAILAMVILPLPPWLLDSLFTFNIVLSIMVLLVAVSANRPLDFSVFPTVLLIATLMRLTLNIASTRIVLLHGHEGGDSAGKVIQAFGEVVIGGNYVVGMVVFVILMIINFVVITKGGERISEVAARFTLDALPGKQMAIDADLNAGIIDQHQAKQRRSEVSGEADFYGAMDGASKFVRGDAVAGLLILVINLLGGLSIGVFQHDLTAGEAFQRFALLTIGDGLVAQIPSLLLATAAAIIVTRINSDDGDVSSQVQQQLLAAPAVIFTAAAVMLVLGLVPGMPMIAFLSFAAVLAFVGWRQKNRVVADEPLEQAEEMVEALTKKDEPLKWEDLPFIDCMSVELGYQLISLVDESKEAELLSRIKGVRKTLSEKMGFLLPEVRVKDNLTLKPNEYRIKISGAKVAAGMVKMEALLAIKSGEVFGNLDGEITRDPAYNMEAVWIEADNKSKALNLGYSVVDCPTVIATHVSKIMRENLGEMFGFNENEALVQRLRSLSAKLAESFDKALTANEQLKVFRQLLQEQISLADIRNIATTIIDSAETTKDPVLLCSDIRCTLKRSIITQAIGDRSRLTTFTLADELEQTLLSALNQSQQEVKVSLDSFPIDPTLLSQLQQRMPAVKEKLQQDGHPAALLVTPQLRPLLARYARSFAKGLSVLSYNEVPEHIQVDVVGTLG
- a CDS encoding ATP-binding protein — its product is MAISNIKTRILVFVVFFELIAYSTIQLFNHYSYKNELLQLNNQAIEQTFAASIAKINNLTRLMERNVIDLAIAGENLFLLKKQQQLAMEVIEARVEDILVNNFSNFPEAIGGGIWYEPYIFDKAVRYFGPYAYQGRLKVEFSWELNTPEYDYHHQDWYTQASRHGWGREQKRVKPIFWTPPYYDDAGSYSLMMTVDAVMYDHEQKEIGLATVDWSLKELTGFLESVRVSVNSFPFLIHVQSEQFLSYPKAPGLVMQSARQLPWGRQVLADKQSGQFSTLASQVIDKVLYNIYFYRTQDGFIFGSLSPVSDMEQEVNNITTVTLLAGTAIGAGFIIMMIVLIRFLFSPFDKVLALIKHSITHKSHGEGVVIKPIHYPQTNEFTPIIKALDDVYHQITAYMSEIVESNEQLSRSKKEVYQLNEALEDKVRLRTQQLAIKTEEALLSLEQLKSTQQQLIEQEKHAGLGRLVAGVAHEINTPLGIAVTAASNMEEGIHQVYHDLEAGKLSKSDFALSKQLLAENATLLLANLKRASNLIANFKQVAADQASDEFCCFNLANYINKIISSLSPKISHSHHNIRFECSKKDLEIYSIPGVLVQIITNIVDNALEHAFSTEQAGNITVNVSEAGENILLQITDDGIGMSGETAALIFDPFFTTSRKSGSCGLGMHIVYNLITQQLKGRIECRSAPGQGSSFLITLPKGSDSPSSSSS